Proteins encoded within one genomic window of Brassica rapa cultivar Chiifu-401-42 chromosome A09, CAAS_Brap_v3.01, whole genome shotgun sequence:
- the LOC103839107 gene encoding uncharacterized protein LOC103839107 — protein MDKAMLALSLEEEDKPFQMPNLPQFKSSERNSRSLIGRILNPDCQKVSTVILDMPRQWQKQGKVRGVALSRERFQFIFDHEHDLLEVLEKGVHTSNDWTLVLDRWMEFPPPDYLQYILVWVRIRNIPVNYYTEEAITALGELAGEVKVVAFDPDKPQREDYVRVQVRLNVSRPLRTSKVVNLPEGGTSVVCYNYERIRKRCFECQSLNHEKQVCPVIVGRRRNQSNERRAKAMEDREIVQPVLKEGDPLFGVLREEQVGFCKLTGRWKISPEVLEEMRRYLLSSSEADKLVRIERVRSSVAQAESNPISQKTVLRLEEAPVFTKQLDKGKGIVFDFDLNSPGDASHKVVNPTEKLMASAFKAGSKGSAFERLGDLSLGDMGDRRRVEERPMVYAPAPFSLVSGGETSQSKSDVADSTEYDACHLTRSSGVCQQKQKVRRRPYIRKRQEQKAKTSPVLNVLYGEGSRSEKIGSKRKVLVEDDRGFKAAKLKESRVIPFEGSPQPR, from the coding sequence ATGGATAAGGCGATGTTGGCGTTATCtctagaggaagaagacaaacCCTTTCAGATGCCAAATCTTCCTCAATTCAAATCTTCTGAAAGAAATTCGCGAAGTTTAATTGGAAGGATTTTGAATCCGGATTGTCAGAAGGTTTCAACGGTTATCCTTGATATGCCGCGGCAGTGGCAGAAACAAGGGAAAGTTCGTGGTGTAGCTCTATCGAGAGAACGGTTCCAGTTTATATTTGATCATGAGCATGATCTGTTGGAGGTCTTGGAAAAAGGGGTACATACTTCTAATGATTGGACTCTGGTCTTGGATCGATGGATGGAGTTTCCTCCACCTGATTATCTCCAGTATATCCTAGTCTGGGTTCGAATCCGGAATATACCTGTCAATTATTATACAGAGGAGGCTATTACAGCTTTGGGAGAATTAGCGGGAGAAGTGAAGGTAGTAGCTTTTGATCCTGACAAACCCCAACGAGAAGATTATGTTAGGGTTCAAGTTCGTTTGAATGTCTCAAGACCGCTGAGAACGTCTAAAGTTGTTAATCTTCCGGAAGGGGGAACATCGGTGGTTTGTTACAACTATGAAAGAATCAGAAAACGATGCTTTGAGTGTCAGAGCTTGAACCATGAAAAGCAAGTCTGTCCTGTTAtagttggaagaagaagaaatcaatCAAACGAAAGGAGGGCTAAGGCTATGGAGGACAGGGAGATTGTTCAGCCTGTGTTGAAAGAAGGTGATCCTCTTTTTGGGGTTCTAAGGGAAGAGCAGGTTGGGTTTTGTAAGTTAACTGGTAGATGGAAGATTTCTCCAGAAGTTTTAGAAGAAATGCGAAGATATCTGTTATCATCATCTGAAGCTGACAAGTTGGTGAGAATTGAAAGGGTTAGATCGTCTGTAGCTCAAGCTGAAAGTAATCCAATATCCCAAAAGACAGTTCTTCGTCTGGAAGAAGCTCCCGTGTTTACAAAGCAGTTAGACAAAGGAAAAGGAATTGTGTTTGATTTTGATCTTAACTCTCCAGGGGATGCGTCACATAAGGTTGTGAACCCTACAGAAAAGCTAATGGCGTCAGCTTTTAAGGCAGGAAGTAAGGGCAGTGCTTTTGAAAGATTGGGCGACCTAAGTTTGGGGGATATGGGTGATAGAAGGAGGGTTGAGGAAAGGCCTATGGTTTATGCTCCTGCTCCTTTTTCCTTGGTGTCTGGAGGCGAGACTTCTCAGTCTAAAAGTGATGTTGCAGACTCTACGGAATATGATGCTTGTCATTTGACTAGATCATCCGGGGTCTGTCAACAGAAACAAAAAGTGAGAAGAAGACCCTATATAAGGAAAAGGCAGGAGCAGAAAGCCAAAACCTCGCCAGTTCTGAATGTTTTGTATGGAGAAGGATCGAGAAGTGAGAAGATAGGGAGCAAGAGGAAGGTTTTAGTTGAGGATGATCGTGGATTCAAAGCTGCAAAGCTAAAGGAATCAAGGGTGATCCCGTTTGAGGGATCGCCGCAGCCAAGATGA
- the LOC103839040 gene encoding mitochondrial import receptor subunit TOM20-2 has protein sequence MEFSAADFERLLMFEHARKACEAQYAKDPLDSENLLQWGGALLELAQFQSIPEAKLMLNDAVSKLEEVLTLNPGKHQALWCLGNAYTAHAFLTPDTDEAKVHFDKAADYFQRAENEDPGNEMYLKSLEVTARAPGLHMNIHGNGTMQQSLGGGGGGGGGPSASSNAGGGKKKNKKKNNDFTYDVCGWIILAFGIVAWVGMAKSLGPPPPPAR, from the exons ATGGAGTTCTCTGCCGCCGACTTTGAAAGGCTTCTGATGTTCGAGCACGCTCGCAAAGCTTGCGAGGCTCAGTACGCTAAGGATCCTCTCGATTCCGAG AATCTGCTGCAGTGGGGTGGAGCATTGCTTGAACTTGCTCAGTTCCAGTCTATTCCCGAGGCAAAGCTCATGTTAAATG atGCGGTTTCCAAGTTGGAAGAGGTGTTGACATTAAATCCAGGGAAGCATCAGGCTCTTTGGTGTCTTGGCAACGCCTACACTGCCCACGCCTTCCTCACCCCTGATACCGATGAAGCCAAAGTTCACTTTGATAAAGCCGCTGATTATTTCCAAAGAGCTGAAAACGAG GATCCAGGTAATGAGATGTACCTCAAGTCCTTGGAAGTTACAGCAAGG GCTCCGGGGCTGCATATGAACATACATGGGAATGGGACGATGCAGCAGTCACTaggtggaggtggtggaggaggaggaggtccCTCAGCTTCATCAAATGCTGGC GGtggtaagaagaagaataagaagaagaacaatGACTTCACATACGATGTATGTGGTTGGATCATTCTCGCTTTTGGGATTGTTGCTTGGGTTGGCATGGCTAAATCCCTTggccctcctcctcctcccgcTAGATAA